Below is a window of Christensenella minuta DNA.
GCACTGCCTTGATGCCGCTCCAGTCGTGTCCGTCCGCAGCCGTGTTGTTGTAAAGGTCCTCCGGCGTGTAGGCCGAGAAGCTATTGAGGAACAGCACGTCCGGGTTCCATTCGTAGATTTGCTCCATGTTCACTTCGCCCACGAATGCTCCCACGTCATAACCGAGGTTTTTACCGCCGGTAGAGGTGATCCAGTAGTTCGCGAAGCTGGTGCCGCCCGCAGTGATCGCGGATTCATTATAGTTGGAGAGGATCAACGTATTCGGATATTCCTCTTCCGGAATTTCCGCCAGCTTGTCCGCGACAGTTTTCTGCACTTCCTCGCCGTATGCGATAATGCCGTCGGCCCTGTCGGACGGTCCCATAACTTCCTTCATCAGTTCGATCCACGCGTTGAAAGTGTCGATCGTATTGTAATCGTCAAAGAGCGTGGTCGAGAAGCCGACTGCCGGAATACCGGCGGCCTCGAGCGCGTCATAATTCGCCGTTACGTCCGCATTATAGAATACCACGTCCGGATCGAGCTTGATGAGTTCTTCCATGTTGATGTCGTCGCCGCTGGCCCAGCCGTCCGGCAGGTCTTTCAGGCCCGGATACGCTTCCCCGAGAATGGAATTTACCGCCGCGTTCTTGGAATCCGGATGGATGCCGACAAGCCCGTCCGAAGACCCCATGAACATGCAGTATACGGACGTAAGGGGCGTAAGCCCGCCGATGGCCACGCGCTCCACCTTCTCAGGCAGCACAACTTCATGACCGGCGTGGTCGGTAATGGTTCTTGTTCCCTCCGCTTCTTCCGAAGCCGCCGCTTCCGCGCTTTCAGAGGGCTGTGCAGACGCGCTCTCCGCAGGCTCCTGCGAGGCCGCAGGCTCAGGCTCCTGCGGGGCGCATGCCGTAAGCATGAGGGACAAACACATCAGGACAGCAAGCAGTATCGCTATACTTTTCTTCATTTCTTTACCTCTTTTCTTTAAAATATTGTAAGGATAGGATTATCCTTGGATGCGTTTTACAAGTTCTTTTATATGATCCCCAATAAACGGGATGCATTCATTCCAGTGCAGCTTGCTCGACACCGCCGGGCTCGGAAAATCCACGAACCTCGTGCGGCTGCCCGGTTCAAGCAGCGCCTTCAGCATGGGGTCGCCGATCACGATATCGTAACCGGCATTCACCTCCGCCGCAATTTCCGCCTCGCCCGCCGCCTGCAGGTCGCCCGGCTGCATAAGCTCGGCATTCGGGGTAAATAGCCCCGCTGCGGTCGCTCCTTCAAATCCATAGTCCCGCACAAGGCAGCGGTGAATAGAATCGGAGATCACCTTCTCTCCCAGGATCAGCGCCTGTTTTCCCGGCTTCTCCGGAGCCGCCATACGGTTTTTCCCATCCCGGCAGGTCTGCCCAAGCAGCTCAAGCAGCTCTTCCGACGGCTTTTGCCCTACCGGAAGGCCGACGACGTAAGGGATTCCCAGCCGCTCATACATGTCGTTCGCTGCAGCCAATCCGCTCTGCGAAACAACCACATTTGCCCGCGCGCGTCCGCATGCCATAATCTCGTCCAGCGACGCGCCCATCGCAATGGATGCGCCTACCGTATAGCCCGCCCGTTCCAGAAATATGCGGATCGCTTCCGCGTTTCCGTTCGTATAGAAATCAAGCGGGGTCAGGCCAAGCAGGTTGACCCGCTTTTCCTCTGCTGCTTCCTCTTTTCCAAAACGCCTTACGAGCGCGAGAAAGGCGTCTGAAGCGCCGCTGTCGTAAAGGCGCAGGCCGGTCGTTGCAAATCCGAACGCGGGCAGGCCGGTGCGTTGTTCGATCTCGTCCGCGATCCCCTGAAAATCGGTGCCGATTACCATAGGCACGGGACTTCCGGTCACGCAGATAAATTTCGGCAGCATCTCCTCAGCCGCTTCCATGATGCGCCCGACCAGCTTTTCATCGTCGCCTAAAATAGCGTCGATTTGGCGCAGGGCCGAGCAATATACCCCGCTCGACGATCCATACCAGCGCGGCTCGTCAAAGCCCGTGTAATTTCCCGTGCATCCGCACGCATCGTGTATCACAATCATTCCGCCCAGCTCAAAGAGCGCCGAGCACACGCCCGAATAATCCGGCGCAAAGGGGGGTAGGTTCAAAGATAATTGTTTCATGTCACACCACCAATCCGCTGTCTTTCACAAGCTGCTCCAGGTCATATTCATGCCCGCATTCCCGGCGCATCTTTTCCATCATGGAAATAATGCCCGCATAACCGTAATGTCCGCCGTCCGCGGCAAGGGGCACCACATGGGGCGAGCCCGTGAAATAAGCCGCTTCAAAGCCGATACACAAATGCTGTTTGCTGCCCGCGAACTGCCCGGGCATCGAAAAATGCTCAGGCTGGAGGACCTTCACCCCGCGGTGGTTTTTCAGAATCCAATTCATATCCTCCCGTTCGACGGGCAGGCATTCGGAGGAAAAAATGGTGTCGACTCGGAAGCCGTACTCCAAAAGAAGGCGCGCAAGCCCAAAGGGACGGTAGGTCGCCGCATAGTCGATGGAAACAGGCCGCCCGGCAAGGCTTTTCAGCGTTTCCAGTATCTTGCCTTCCGCTTTTTGTTTTTCTTTTGAAAAATCCGGCGCCGGTATGCCAAGCTTTTCGCATACCCCAGCCGCATCCCGTTCAATCTCGTCAAAGGAATAACTGACCGGGAAATATCCGTAATCGATCCCCTTCCGGAGCTTCATCTGTTTCGCCGCATAAAGCGCGAGCGGGGAAGTGACGATGTTAAGTGTGCTTTTCCCCATTTCCCTGAATTCGTCAAATGTCTTGTACTGGCTGATATGCCGGGATTCGATCCCGTTTTGTCCAAGCCAGCCGATCAGCTCGTTGTCCCGCTCGATGGCGAGGTTGCTGCCAATAAAGTTTACCGCGCGGTCCTTTTGCTCCGCATCCCCGGTAAGGGAGTAAATGGTATCCTGTATCGTAACGGCGGGCGGCGCGGGGCCGTCCCCCGTAATCGGGTTCATAAAACATACGATCGTCCTCGTGTCCGGGTACTTTTCGTTGAGCGGTCCGAGGAACACCTCGTGGTCCGTTCCGAGCAGGTTGTCGATGCACGTCACAAAGATCATGAGCACGCGCGGCTGCGGATCCATTTTCCCGAGCAGCTCGTCCGCATTTTCAAGGATCAGCTGTTCATAGCTGCCCGAAACGATATCCGCCTCGCGGATCGGAAGCCACGAGATACGGTCGTCGATTTTAAGCTCCATGGAAGAAAGCATGATGTGCCGCATACATGCCGACGGGCCGACAAAGAGCTGATAACTTTCAGGAACCTGCATTGCCATGCGCACAATGCTCCAGCCGCCGCGTGCGGGGGACGAATACTGAAGGGTGGTAACGAACTCGCATCCGGATTCCCTGTCTGCGCGCGCCAAAATGCTTTTCGTGTCCCGCTCACGCATCCTTCCGTTCCTCCTTTGCGCAGATGGAAAGCACGCGGTCCGCAAGATCGAGGTATTCGCGCGCCATATCGCTTTTGGGATATGCCTCCACCACCGTTTTCTTCTGTTCCTCAGCACGCTGCACGAAACTGCTGCGGGGGATCGCCTTCACGACCTGCGTTCCCGCATCCCGCGCGAATTCTTCCACAAGCTCGTTTTCCCGCTCTACATTGCGCGCATTGAGGATCACGCCGCCAAAAGAGGCATAGCCCCGTTTCTTGAAATTTTCAATGGCAAGGGCAATATTCGCCGCTGCGTAAAGCGCCATCTTCTCGCCCGAGGTCACGACAAAAACCTGGTCCGCATAACCACCGCGGATGGGCATCGCAAAGCCCCCGCAAACCACATCGCCGAGAACGTCGTATAGAACAATGTCCGGTTTGAATATTTCATACGCTTTCAGCTCCTCCAATTTTTCAAACGCGGTGATGATCCCGCGGCCGGCACAGCCGATCCCCGGCGTAGGGCCGCCCGCTTCCACGCACAGGATGCCTCCGTAGCCCTCCTTGACAATATCGTCAAGCGTCACCGCCCCGCCTTTCTCGCGAAGCGCGTCAAGCACCGTACGCGGCCGCTCTCCTCCCGCCACATTTTGCGTGGAGTCCGCCTTGGGATCGCAGCCGATCTGCATCACCCGCCAGCCTTTTTGTGCAAAAGCCGCCGACAGGTTGGATGCGGTCGTCGATTTCCCGATCCCGCCTTTTCCATACAAGGCAATCTTAATCATTCCAGTCTTCCCTTCCATTCTCATATGTTAGCTTAAGCTAACTTTTTGGAAAATAATAAGGAGCGCCCATTTAAGTGCCCCTTTGCCCTTTTGGTTAGCTTCTGCTAACCGTTGATAACTTTATCATTTTTTCATGAACATGTCAACAGGATTTATTCTATTTTTAATTTTTTCGCGAAATTTTTTAACCGGAAAAATATGCGGCCGGTAAAAAAACGCCCGGCCACCGCGGACCGCCGCGTTTCCCTTCCGCATGTTTCAAAACTTTTCGAGCGGCACGAACTCCGGTACGCGTCCGGAAAATCTGCATACATACCGTGCGCCGCATTCCTTCATATATTCCGCCGCGTCCGCGAACCGCCAGCCGACCTTGTCCGCCACGTGCGCGTCGCTGCCTACCGTAACGACCTCGCCTCCCAGCTCGTAGAAACGCTTCAGCACACTTTTTATGGGCGTCGGCCACTCGTATACGGAATAGTTGCTGGTGTTGACCTCAATTCCCTTCCCGCGCAAGATCACGGATTTCAGGATCGCGTCCAGCAGGTCCGGAAAATCCCGGTATTCAAACGGCGTTTTCTCCTTCAGGCTGTCAATATTGGGCAGGTATTTATCCAGATATCCGATATGTCCGGCAACATCGAAATCCTCATAATGCTCGAGATCAAAAAGCATCTCCTCCAGATATTCGCGCTGCGCCTGCCGCAGCGTCTTTCCCTCGAAGCTGTCGCCGAAATATGGGTCTTTTTCCTTAATGGTATGCTGGGATGCGATCACAAAATCGAACTCCCTGCTGCCGATATACCCGGCGATCTTTTGGAGGGACCCCGGCATCAGCGATACCTCGACCCCTTTTTTGATCCCGATCCCGGGTACGCGTTCCCGCGCCTTCCTGAGCTCACGGTCGTAGAGCGCGTCGTCAAGCGTCACCATTCCCTCCTCCGGGTACGGATAGTCGATCTCCTGGTGCTCTGTAAAACAGATCTCCGCAAACCCTTTTTCCTTTGCCGCCATAGCCACGCGCACAGGGCTGTCGTACGCATCATGGGATACGTTGGAATGGATGTGGTAATCAAACATGGTGGTTCCCCGCTTTCTTCTCGCAATGCTTCTATCCTCATTATACCGGGCGGCGCGTTGTTGTCAATCGGAGCCCGGGTATGCTATACTGTACTGTAAATTATTTTTGGTTGAGGGATGTAAAGGTATTATGGAAAATCCGTCAAAGACGCGTTTCATTTGTGAAACGGCCGCGATTGCGGCAATCTACGCAGTGCTCACGCTTCTGTTCGCGCCATTTGGATTCCTGCAGTTCCAGGTGCGTATTTCGGAGGCGATGTGTATTTTGCCGTTTTTCACGCCTGCGGCAGTGCCCGGCCTCTTTATCGGCTGCCTGATCGCCAACATTTTCGGCTCGGGGACGCTTGGACTCATGGATATCGTTGTCGGAAGCCTTGCGAGCCTGCTGGCCGCGTTTGTCACATGGAAAATCCGCGGCAAAAGCAAGTGGCTGCTTCCCCTCCCGAGCGTCATCGCCAACGCTTTTTTGGTATCTTGGACGCTTAACGTGATGCTCGGGCTTCCCTATTGGCTCAATGTCGCGACGGTTGGGATCGGCCAGGCAATCGCGTGCTACGGTATCGGGATGCCGCTGTGGTTTCTCTTAAACCGCTATAGGCGAAACGTTTTCCAGAGAATCTAAGATATCTTCTTTCCGGGCCTTTGCCGCACCCGGGAAAGAATTCAGCGGCAGCGGCTTTGCCGGAAAACCAAAGGGTTTTCACGTCTATTTGTTGAAAGGCAGTATTATGAAAAAAATATGTATATTCGGTTCCTCCTCCGCCGCAATCGGCCAAAGCTATTTCGATGCCGCCTACCGGCTCGGACAGCTTCTTGCCGAAAAAGGATGGGCGATGGTGTTCGGCGCGGGAACAATGGGCATGATGGGCGCCGCCGCGCGCGGCGCGCATAGCCGGAACGGCCATGTGATCGGGGTGATCCCGGAATTCATGGACATCCCGGGGATTCCCTACGAAAAATGCAACGACTATATCGTAACGGAAACCATGCGTGAGCGCAAACAGAGGATGGAAGATATATCCGACGCGTTCATCGCAGTGGCGGGCGGTTTCGGCACCTTTGAAGAGCTGTGCGAAGTTATTACGCTCAAGCAGCTGAAACAGCATAAAAAATCCATCGTAATTTTGAATACGAACGGTTTTTTCGACGAACTGCTTGCCATGTTTGAAAAAATGGTAGCGCAGAAATTCGCCAAAGAGGAAGCGTTCAGCGTATTTACGGTTGTGGATACGCCCCGGCAGGCCGTGGAAGCCGTCGAAAAATATCATTATACGGAAACCAGCAGCAAATGGTTTACGCCGGAAGCGCCGTAAGGGAAGGATCGTAAGCCTGTGTGCAAAATGGGGGGTATGCAGGGGGAAGGATATCGGACCGGCAATCAGGAGCCCCGCGCAGTCCCGCAAGGCAAATTCCGCCGCCGGCGGAAGATTGAAGAACATACCGGGCGAAGCGAATGCGGAAGCAGGCCTGTCGGGAAGAGGAGAAGCAAGGCGGACTTTGCTTCGGCGCAGTCCCGGCAAACAGAGGTAATTGTTAATGGAAAAGATCCCCATGAGCTTCAAGACCATGTTCCGGACATCCGGAATCGTTTATAAACGGAATTTCGGCAGGCTATTTTTGCCCTTGCTGCTCTTCCAGCTTGTGCTGCTCGTCCCGCTGATGTTTTTCACTATGCCGGGAACCGTTTCGGTGGCGCGGTCGCTGCTGCTTACGCTTTCGCAGACGGGTGGAAGCAGCCTTTCGAGCGTCGTTACGGTGCTTGCGATCGTTGCCGGAGTCGCTGTTTTTGCGTCGCCGCTGATGGTTTCAAACGTGGTATATGTCATCGACAGCGATTATTCGGGGAAAAACGTGTCCTTCCGGGATGCAAGCGCGCACGCGAAGCGCCGGTACGGCAGTATGCTGCGGTCATACTTTGCCGCCATCGCGCTGCTGATCCTGCCCGTGGCCGGGATCGTCGCGGCCATCGTGGCCATCGCGCTGCCCGGCGGGGTTCCGGCAGCGGTATTGCCCGCATGGCAGATCGCGGTCATCGTGGTCCTTGCGCTCGCGGCCCTGCTGCTCTTTTTTGGGATCGTATTTATCCCGTATACGGTTGCCGTAGAGGGCCAAGGCGGATTCCGGGCGGTCCTCAGTTCCTACCGTTATGCGTTTTTGGGAAATTTTTGGAGCAACTTTACGCGCGTGCTCACCGCCGCGGTGATCGTGGCGCTTGCCGGGGTCGTCATCAACTGGCTGTCCCAGCTGCCGTTTAAGGAGCTTTATGAACTGTACCTTGTGGACCCGATGCTTGCGCTGCAAAATCCATTGATGGTCTTTGTGATTTTGTTCGCCCTGCTTGCAATCGTCGTCGTTACATTCGTATTTCCGTTCTGGTACGCGTTCACTTACCATACCTACCGGAATGCAAAGTATGAATATGAACAAAGGAGCCGCCGCTGACCGCTGCCGGAACAGTTCAATCGTCGTAAATCAGCCGCCCCGGCCGCGTGCCGGACGGCAGGCAGAATATAAGGAGTATATCTATGAGAGCAATCGTAAGCGTACTCGGGCAGGACAAGCCCGGCATCATCGCCCACATTTCGCATGCGCTCTATGAGGCGAACGCGAACATCCTCGACATCACGCAAACCGTCCTGCGGGACGAAGTGTTTGCAATGACCATGCTTGTCGACCTTGCCGCCATGAAGGTATCGTTTGAGCAATTAAAGGAACAGCTCGGCGCGGCGGGAGCGAAGATCGGCATCGAGGTCCGCCTGATGCGCGAAGAGATTTTCAAAAGCATGCACCGGGTATGAAACTGGGAATATAAGGATAAGGAAACAGGTTATGATAGACCAGAAAGATATCTTAAAAACTATCGACATGATTGCGCGGCAGAACCTTGACATCCGTACGATCACAATGGGCATCTCGCTTTTCGACTGTGTTTCGGACGATGCGGACGTATGTGCCGGACGAGTGTATGATAAGATCACGCGTAAAGCAAAAGACCTCGTCAGGACGGGCGAGGCAATTGAAAATGAATTCGGTATCCCAATCGTCAACAAGCGCATTTCCGTAACGCCCGTTTCCCTCATTTCACAGGGCTGCGGGGATTATGTGAAGTTTGCCCGCGCGATGGATAAGGCCGCGCATGAAATGGGGGTGGATTTCATCGGCGGTTATTCCGCGTTCGTGCAGAAAGCCGCAACCGCCGCGGAAGCACAGTTCATCGATTCCATCCCGCAGGCACTCAGCGAAACGGGAATCGTATGCTCTTCCGTCAACGTGGCGACCACGCGCGCGGGAATCAATATGGACGCGGTTAAGCGCATGGGCGAGATCATCAAGGAAAGCGCCGCGCTCACCGCCGCGGAGGGCGGCATGGGCGCCGCAAAACTCGTGGTGTTCGCCAACGCGGTGGAGGATAATCCGTTCATGGCGGGCGCGTTCCACGGTACGGGCGAGGGAGATTGCGTCATCAACGTAGGGGTTTCCGGTCCCGGCGTAGTCAAGGTCGCGCTCGAAAGTAAAAAAGGCCGGCCGTTCGACGAGGTGGCGGAGACCATCAAGACGACGGCATTCCATATCACGCGCATGGGCCAGCTCGTGGCGCGGGAAGCCAGCAGGAAACTTGGCGTGCCCTTTGGCATCGTAGACCTTTCGCTTGCCCCTACCCCGGCCATCGGCGACAGCGTGGCCTATATCCTTGAGGAAATGGGCCTTGAGACATGCGGCGCGCACGGTACGACCGCCGCGCTCGCTCTCCTCAACGACGCGGTAAAAAAAGGCGGCATCATGGCCACCTCGCATGTAGGCGGGCTTTCCGGCGCGTTTATCCCGGTCAGCGAAGACGCGGGTATGATTCACGCGGCGGAAACGGGCGCGCTCACGCTGGAAAAGCTCGAAGCGATGACGTGCGTATGCTCGGTCGGCCTCGACATGATCGCGCTCCCCGGCGATACCCCGGCGGAGGTGCTTTCAGCCATCATGGCGGACGAGGCGGCGATCGGCATGGTTAATACCAAAACGACGGCGGTACGCCTCATTCCCGTGCCCGGCAAGCAGGTGGGCGACTATGTGGATTTCGGCGGGCTTCTAGGGCGCGCGCCCATCATGCCCTACAACCACAATTCCCCAAAAGAATTTATCGCGCGGGGCGGACGTATTCCGGCTCCCTTACACGCGCAGAGGAATTAAACCTAAGACGTCATTAGCACGCGGATGCTGCGCGTACACATAATTATCAGCCTGTCTTTGCTATGTAAATCTAAATGGGGCGAAGATATGCATAGCACATGTATTTTACGCATATAAAAACACCGTTCTGTTTCGAACGGTGTTTTTATTGTTATCCCGGATGAGCTTACAGCATTAAAATTCTCCAATAGATGGACGTCCACAGAAGACAAAGCAAACACGCTGTACTCTGCCTTTCACTGCACTGATTGCCTCTCCGTAATGAAGTTGCGAAACAAAGCGTCTCTTTTTTATGTTATAATTATTTTTATAAACGTTATAATAGGATCAGAGGTTTTTTATCCGCCTGCCTGGCAGGCAAAAGGAGCGAATCAATATGGAAGAAAAAACAAGAGAGCAAATCGGCCGCAAATATAAATGGACCTTGGAGGATATCTATGCCACGGACGAGGCGTGGGAACAGGACTACGAGAAGCTTGAAAAGCTGATGGAAGACATCCCCCGCATCCAGAAAACGCTGACAAGGGACGAAAAGAGCCTTGCCGGGGCGCTCCATGCCATGGAGCAAATGGAGCATATCGCAGGCAACCTTTTTGTGTACGCGCGTATGCGCCGTGATGAAGACAATTCAAACACCACGTACCAGGCACGGACCGCGCGCGCGATGGATATAAACGTGCGCCTCGGCAGCGCGCTTTCCTTCGTAAGCCCCGCTCTCCTCGCTTTAAAGCCGGGCGTGCTGGAGGGCTATATCGAGGCGGCGGCCCCTCACTGCAAAAAAGGCCGCGACCCCAAAACCTGCAAGAAGGGCGGCCGCTGCTCGAAATGCAGCAACCATACGCATGGAAACAAACTGCTTGCACCGTATGATTTCATGCTCAAAGAGCTCGTGCGCAGCAAAAAGCATGTGCTCTCTAAAAAGGAAGAGCGGCTTCTTTCCATGACTGCGGACATCGCGGGCGCGCCCAAAGATATTTTCACCATGATCGACAATGCGGATATGAAATTCGGTACGGTGAAGGATGCGGACGGTACGCGCGTCCAGCTCTCCCACGGCAAATATATCGTGATGATGCAAAGCCCTGACCGCAGGGTGCGCAGGAAAACCTACGAGACCTATTACAGGTCTTATAAAGACATGATTAACACGATCAGCGCTGCCTATTCGGCAAGCGTCAAAAAAGATGTATTTTATGCGCGCGCCAAAAAGTTCGGCAGCGCGCTTGAAAAATCGCTTTTTTCAGACAATGTGCCCGTCGCGCTGTACGACAACCTGATCGAAACAATTCACAAAAATCTGCCCACCATGTACCATTATGTGGACGTACGCAAAAAGGCGCTCGGGCTTACGGACCTTGCCATGTACGACATCTATGCCCCCCTTGCCAAAGAGACGCACGGGGAATATTCTTACGAGCAGTCTATGGAGCTTGTGAAAAAGGGTCTTTCCGTTCTGGGTGAAGAATACGGCAATCTCCTGCAGGAAGCGCAGGATACCGGCTGGATCGACGTATACGAAACGCCGGGTAAAACGAGCGGCGCATATTCGTGGGGCGTCTTCGGCGTGCATCCGTACGTGCTTTTAAACCACCGCGGCGACCTCGACAGCGTGTTCACCATCGCGCACGAGCTTGGTCACGCGATGCACACCTACCATTCCAACAAAAACCAGCCTGAGGCAAAGGCGGGTTACGAAATTTTCGTGGCGGAAGTCGCAAGCACGGTGAATGAGGTCCTGCTCACGCATTACCTGCTTAAGACAGAGCAGGACGCGGATGCGCGCAGGTATATCCTCAACCATTACCTCGACCAGTTCCGCACAACTGTGGTGCGGCAGACTATGTTTGCCGAGTTTGAAAAGATGACGCACGCGGCTGTGGAGGCGGGCGAAGCGCTGACCCATGAAAGCCTGTGCCGGATGTATGGCGACCTCAACGCGCTGTATTATGGGCCGCAGATCGCGCGGGACGATACGATTTCCTTTGAATGGTCGCGCATCCCGCACTTCTACAATGCCTTCTATGTATATAAATATGCAACGGGCTTCTCGTGTGCGGTAAAAATCGCGGCGGATATCCTCAGCGGCAGGAAAAACGCGGTCAGAGATTACATCCGCTTCCTGTCCTCGGGCGGCAGCGACTATCCGCTCGAGCTTTTAAAGCTCGCACATGTGGATCTTGCGGGCGGCGAACCCGTAAATGTCTGCATGCAGGAGTTCGCAAGGGCTTTGGATGAATTTGAACAAATGTTGTGACGGGTCTGTGATAAGAAGAAAGCTTTATCGGGGCTTCGTCTGAAAAATCTATCCGGTCATTGCCCGGGTCCTTCTTCCGGGAAAGCAGGCGCGGGGCATGGATTTCCGGAAGAGGCACAGCGCCGGTCACGCGGGAACAGGAGGCCCGCGGGAAATTCATACGAATTTCCGCTTATTATCATGGAACCCATCAATTATAGAAACGTTACGGAACAGGATTACCCGCAGGTCAGCGAGATGCTCTGCGGAATTTGGCAATTTGATAAATACTTAAAGGATGCGGAGATCGTCCGCCGGGCGGGTCTGGCGTTCTGGTATGCCTACCTTGCGCGCCAGAATTATGCCGAGGTTGCGGAACGGGGCGGCAGGATCCTCGGCGTGTTGCTCGGGCATTGCGTTTCCCTTCCCTTTCCCGCGGAACACAAGGGCTTTGAAAAGGAAGCGCGGCGGTTCCTGCGGGAGTTTTCACGCTCCGGGGAAGGCCGGAAGTTTTACAGGGCGCAGATGCGCACCGCAAAATATGAGCGTCAGCTCCTCGCGCCCTATGAAGACCGCTTCGACGCGGAGCTCGTTCTTTTTGCCACTGCGCCGGAGGCGCGCGGCCTCGGGATCGGAAAGGGTCTTCTTTCCCGCTTCAATACTTTCCTGAAAGAACGGGAAGCGCGGCACGCATTCCTTCTTACGGACAGTTTTTGCAACTTTGGTTTTTACGACCATCTCGGATACGAGCGTCTCGCGGAGGTAGAAGGACTCCTCGGCGTCGAGCAGGATGGAAAACCGCTGCATTTTTATCTCTACGGATACGAAGTGTAAATTGCAAACAAATATTGGTTATGTTAAAATAGCAATATCAACAAGCGGAGGTTTTTGTTATG
It encodes the following:
- a CDS encoding ABC transporter substrate-binding protein, whose product is MKKSIAILLAVLMCLSLMLTACAPQEPEPAASQEPAESASAQPSESAEAAASEEAEGTRTITDHAGHEVVLPEKVERVAIGGLTPLTSVYCMFMGSSDGLVGIHPDSKNAAVNSILGEAYPGLKDLPDGWASGDDINMEELIKLDPDVVFYNADVTANYDALEAAGIPAVGFSTTLFDDYNTIDTFNAWIELMKEVMGPSDRADGIIAYGEEVQKTVADKLAEIPEEEYPNTLILSNYNESAITAGGTSFANYWITSTGGKNLGYDVGAFVGEVNMEQIYEWNPDVLFLNSFSAYTPEDLYNNTAADGHDWSGIKAVQDKRVYKIPLGMYYWFPPSSDSPLMLQWMAKQMYPELFEDLDIEQEIKDYYSGFYGLELTDDQVDLILNPTPESVAAF
- a CDS encoding nitrogenase component 1 translates to MKQLSLNLPPFAPDYSGVCSALFELGGMIVIHDACGCTGNYTGFDEPRWYGSSSGVYCSALRQIDAILGDDEKLVGRIMEAAEEMLPKFICVTGSPVPMVIGTDFQGIADEIEQRTGLPAFGFATTGLRLYDSGASDAFLALVRRFGKEEAAEEKRVNLLGLTPLDFYTNGNAEAIRIFLERAGYTVGASIAMGASLDEIMACGRARANVVVSQSGLAAANDMYERLGIPYVVGLPVGQKPSEELLELLGQTCRDGKNRMAAPEKPGKQALILGEKVISDSIHRCLVRDYGFEGATAAGLFTPNAELMQPGDLQAAGEAEIAAEVNAGYDIVIGDPMLKALLEPGSRTRFVDFPSPAVSSKLHWNECIPFIGDHIKELVKRIQG
- a CDS encoding nitrogenase component 1, translating into MRERDTKSILARADRESGCEFVTTLQYSSPARGGWSIVRMAMQVPESYQLFVGPSACMRHIMLSSMELKIDDRISWLPIREADIVSGSYEQLILENADELLGKMDPQPRVLMIFVTCIDNLLGTDHEVFLGPLNEKYPDTRTIVCFMNPITGDGPAPPAVTIQDTIYSLTGDAEQKDRAVNFIGSNLAIERDNELIGWLGQNGIESRHISQYKTFDEFREMGKSTLNIVTSPLALYAAKQMKLRKGIDYGYFPVSYSFDEIERDAAGVCEKLGIPAPDFSKEKQKAEGKILETLKSLAGRPVSIDYAATYRPFGLARLLLEYGFRVDTIFSSECLPVEREDMNWILKNHRGVKVLQPEHFSMPGQFAGSKQHLCIGFEAAYFTGSPHVVPLAADGGHYGYAGIISMMEKMRRECGHEYDLEQLVKDSGLVV
- a CDS encoding nucleotide-binding protein, giving the protein MIKIALYGKGGIGKSTTASNLSAAFAQKGWRVMQIGCDPKADSTQNVAGGERPRTVLDALREKGGAVTLDDIVKEGYGGILCVEAGGPTPGIGCAGRGIITAFEKLEELKAYEIFKPDIVLYDVLGDVVCGGFAMPIRGGYADQVFVVTSGEKMALYAAANIALAIENFKKRGYASFGGVILNARNVERENELVEEFARDAGTQVVKAIPRSSFVQRAEEQKKTVVEAYPKSDMAREYLDLADRVLSICAKEERKDA
- a CDS encoding histidinol-phosphatase HisJ family protein — protein: MFDYHIHSNVSHDAYDSPVRVAMAAKEKGFAEICFTEHQEIDYPYPEEGMVTLDDALYDRELRKARERVPGIGIKKGVEVSLMPGSLQKIAGYIGSREFDFVIASQHTIKEKDPYFGDSFEGKTLRQAQREYLEEMLFDLEHYEDFDVAGHIGYLDKYLPNIDSLKEKTPFEYRDFPDLLDAILKSVILRGKGIEVNTSNYSVYEWPTPIKSVLKRFYELGGEVVTVGSDAHVADKVGWRFADAAEYMKECGARYVCRFSGRVPEFVPLEKF
- a CDS encoding QueT transporter family protein, with the protein product MENPSKTRFICETAAIAAIYAVLTLLFAPFGFLQFQVRISEAMCILPFFTPAAVPGLFIGCLIANIFGSGTLGLMDIVVGSLASLLAAFVTWKIRGKSKWLLPLPSVIANAFLVSWTLNVMLGLPYWLNVATVGIGQAIACYGIGMPLWFLLNRYRRNVFQRI
- a CDS encoding LOG family protein; the encoded protein is MKKICIFGSSSAAIGQSYFDAAYRLGQLLAEKGWAMVFGAGTMGMMGAAARGAHSRNGHVIGVIPEFMDIPGIPYEKCNDYIVTETMRERKQRMEDISDAFIAVAGGFGTFEELCEVITLKQLKQHKKSIVILNTNGFFDELLAMFEKMVAQKFAKEEAFSVFTVVDTPRQAVEAVEKYHYTETSSKWFTPEAP
- a CDS encoding ACT domain-containing protein — translated: MRAIVSVLGQDKPGIIAHISHALYEANANILDITQTVLRDEVFAMTMLVDLAAMKVSFEQLKEQLGAAGAKIGIEVRLMREEIFKSMHRV
- a CDS encoding PFL family protein, with amino-acid sequence MIDQKDILKTIDMIARQNLDIRTITMGISLFDCVSDDADVCAGRVYDKITRKAKDLVRTGEAIENEFGIPIVNKRISVTPVSLISQGCGDYVKFARAMDKAAHEMGVDFIGGYSAFVQKAATAAEAQFIDSIPQALSETGIVCSSVNVATTRAGINMDAVKRMGEIIKESAALTAAEGGMGAAKLVVFANAVEDNPFMAGAFHGTGEGDCVINVGVSGPGVVKVALESKKGRPFDEVAETIKTTAFHITRMGQLVAREASRKLGVPFGIVDLSLAPTPAIGDSVAYILEEMGLETCGAHGTTAALALLNDAVKKGGIMATSHVGGLSGAFIPVSEDAGMIHAAETGALTLEKLEAMTCVCSVGLDMIALPGDTPAEVLSAIMADEAAIGMVNTKTTAVRLIPVPGKQVGDYVDFGGLLGRAPIMPYNHNSPKEFIARGGRIPAPLHAQRN